The genomic DNA CATGTGCATCCTAGCCAGATCCTATCTTTGAGTGTCAAGACAAGAGATCTCCAGATACCCTGAGGTTCCCTGGGGGCACCTCTTTCACGCTGAGTCATGTCCCCAGAGCGCTATCAGGTAAACAAGGTCCTGACAAATGGATCCTGGCTCTTTCTATCAACCATTCTCCATTCCCACCCCACTCTTAATCTGTATCCAACCTAGCAGTGGCTTCTGAGGGCCCAAACCGCTGTGATACCATATACCAAGGCTTTGCTGAGTGTCTCATCCGCCTGGGGGACGGCATGAGCCGAGGAGGCGAGCTACAAACCGTCTGCAGGTACCAGCAGGTGGGAGGCAGTGGGCCCCCAGTGGTAGGAGGCTCCACCCAATAACCTATGCTACTGTGCCACCACTTCAGGGCCTTGAGCCTGTTCCCAAATCCTTGTGCTCTGTCTAACTCCCCTAACCCCATTTTGTAACAGATCCTGGAATGATTTCCATGCCTGTGCCTCTCGGGTCCTGTCAGGCTGCCCGGAGGAGGCTGCTGCAGTGTGGGAGTCACTGCAGCAAGAAGCTCGCCGTGCCCCCCACCCAGATAATCTGCACGTCCTCTGCGGTGCCCCTGTGAGTGTTCGAGAGCGAGTTGCTGGTCCAGAGACCAACCAGGAGACGCTACGGGCCACAGCTCCTGCActggctccagccccagcccctgctttGCTCGCTGCTGCTCTGGCACTTGCCTGCCTCCTGGGACCTCTGGCCTAAACAATCTGGTTGGCCAGCCAACAGTGCCCCTGCCTCCCATCACTGCAAACAGTGGCCGCTGGGTGAGCTCTGCAGAGTGTATACAGTTTTCATTAAAGGTATTTATATTTGCACCGAGCTGGTTCCTTTCTCCTGGCTGTGGCCCTCTTGGCTAAGGCAAGGGCCCCCGAAGCCGATCCCCATATGGAATGGGCGTGCCTCAGGACCTCCACAAGGGACTCAATCATCCTTCTAAACATTCATTTCGTGCATTGAGGTTTCTTTCCATTACACTATAGGTCCCAAGATCACCTTGGTTCCCATGAGCTCTAGTAGAGACCCAAGATCTGCCGGAATGCACAGCTCTTCTCTACCTTCCCAGCTCGcagggatgtggggtgggggataATGGCGGTTCCAGGATGGGAGCTCTCCATTTCAGACTCCTACCCTCAAGTACTCATGCCTGGTGGCCAGGTGAGGTCTTTCTTGGGCTTTCTGCAGCCTCCTGATgcctctcctgcttctccctctgccAAACTCAGTGCTTCTGAGGCCTGGACCGCCCCAGGAGAAGGCATCCAGGAGCACCTGTCTAAGTCCAAACTCAAACTCCTGACAGGATTGGAAGTTACAGAAGCTGAGGCAATAATGACGGGTACTCTGGCTTCTGCTTGTCACAAGCTTGCTCTTTGGGGGTTTGtggtgaggaaagaaaatgattcGAGAAACAATAGAGTGAGAGGTTATGTGGTGTGGGCAGAGCCCCAATTTAttccagagaggccagaagaacaGAGAAGTTAACattatgttttgtcttttctctctctctctctctctctctctctctctctctctctctctctgtctctctcggggggtgggggcgggggttgagacagagtatctctgtgtagccttggctatcctggactcaccttgtagactaggctggccgcaacctacagcaatctgcctgcctctgcctctctgagtgctggctttacagatgtgtgctaccacacccagcttctttttctttttaagatatggctttccttacacagagaaaccctgtcttggaaaaaaaagaaaaaaaagaatagggccttcctatgtatctctggctagcctggaacagactggcctcatacttggagtgatcctcctgcctacctcttcctcctaggtgttgggattacaggcatatattGCCATTCCTAGCCTTAAATAAGACTTTTGTAGATGTTGCAGTGGCCTCATGGGCTTTTTCTATTcactttctctacttcctgaattGAGAAATGGATGCTTGTATTAAGCTCCTTCCCGCTTAACCTGGCCCTGCACAAACCAGCTCTGTGTTCCTGCAGAGCCAGCTCTGCCTACTCTGTCCTTGAGGCCGGGAAGTCTCAGAGAAGCCAAGTAGCACATGGGAGGTGATAGTGCCTTCAGCCTTACAGGTGTTTCAGAAGGGCTGGGAGCTCACTCGGCAAAGTGCTCgccatacaagcatgaggacctcagtGTGACCCCAAGAACCTATGTAAAATGTCAGTGTGTGGCATACATTTGTagtcccagctctgggaaggctgAAGAAATCAGTgggtctctggggcttgctggacagCTGGCTTCACCTAGT from Acomys russatus chromosome 26, mAcoRus1.1, whole genome shotgun sequence includes the following:
- the Nrn1l gene encoding neuritin-like protein isoform X1; its protein translation is MMCYCCHWCRRCKRLPCTLTLLLLLPLAVASEGPNRCDTIYQGFAECLIRLGDGMSRGGELQTVCRSWNDFHACASRVLSGCPEEAAAVWESLQQEARRAPHPDNLHVLCGAPVSVRERVAGPETNQETLRATAPALAPAPAPALLAAALALACLLGPLA
- the Nrn1l gene encoding neuritin-like protein isoform X2; the encoded protein is MMCYCCHWCRRCKRLPCTLTLLLLLPLVASEGPNRCDTIYQGFAECLIRLGDGMSRGGELQTVCRSWNDFHACASRVLSGCPEEAAAVWESLQQEARRAPHPDNLHVLCGAPVSVRERVAGPETNQETLRATAPALAPAPAPALLAAALALACLLGPLA